The genomic interval GGTACGGCAGATCGCCCAGCCCGTGGTCGTGTTCGTCGCGTCGGGCGAGTTCGAGGAGGGCGTCCAGAGAGTAGCGGTGGTCGTCCATGTCGGCGTGCACGTCGCCGAGTTCGGCGAAACGGGCCGGCATGGTCGCGAGGTCGAAGTCCCGGGGGTGCGCGGTGCCGACCTCGTCCCAGCGCAGGGGGGCCGAGACGGGGGCGTGCGGGCGGGGTCGTACGGAGTAGGCGGAGGCGATGGTGCGGTCGCGGGCGGTCTGGTTGTAGTCGACGAAGATGCGCTCGCCGCGCTCCTCCTTCCACCACTTGATCGTCACCTGGTCCGGCATCCGGCGGGCCAGCTCGCGGCCAACCGCGATGGCCGCGCGGCGGACCTGGGTGAAGGTCCAGCGCGGTTCGATCGGTACGAAGACGTGCAGGCCGCGGCCGCCGGAGGTCTTGGGGAAGCCCTTCAGTCCGCCGAACTCGTCGAGTACGGCGCGGAGTTCATGGGCGGCGCGGACCGCGTCGTCGTAGTCGGTGCCGGGCTGTGGGTCGAGGTCGATGCGGAGTTCGTCGGGGCTGTCGACGTCGTCGCGGCGTACCGGCCAGGGATGGAAGGTGAGCGTGCCGTACTGGGCGGCCCACAGCACGGCGGCCTCCTCGGTGGGGCACATCTCGTCGGCGCTGCGTCCGCTGGGGAAGGTGATGTGGGCGGTCGGGATCCAGTCGGGCATGTTCTTGGGCGCCCGCTTCTGGAAGAAGTTCTCGCCCTCGACCCCGTCCGGATAGCGCTCCAGGGTGGTGGGACGGTCGCGCAGGGCGCGGAGGATTCCGGGGCCGACCGCGATGTAGTAGCGGGCGAGGTCCAGCTTGGTGAAGCCGCGCTCCGGGAAGAAGATCTTGCCTGGGCTGGACAGCCGTACGGTCCGGCCGCCCGCCTCCAGTTCCACCGCTTCGCCCATGCGAGCCACCGTAGGCCCGGCGCGCAGACATCGCATACCGGGCGGCAGGCGACGTACGAGAGCAGAATCGGGAGCATGGATCTGCCGGTGATGCCGCCCGTAAAGCCCATGCTCGCCAAGTCGGTGGCGAGGATTCCGCCGGGCATGCACTACGAGGCGAAGTGGGACGGCTTCCGGGCGATCGTGTTCCGGGACGGGGCCGAGGTCGAGCTGGGCAGCCGTACCGGAAAGCCGCTGACCAGGTACTTTCCCGAACTGGTCGAGGCGCTGACGGAGCGCGTGCCGGAGCGGTGCGTCCTGGACGGCGAGATCGTGATCGCCCGGGACGGGCGGCTGGACTTCGACGCGCTGAGCGAGCGCATCCACCCTGCCGAGTCGCGGGTGCGGACGCTGGCCGAGCGGACCCCGGCCTCCTTCGTCGCCTTCGACCTGCTGGCCCTGGCCGACGAGTCGCTGCTCGACGTGCCGCTCGGCGACCGCCGGGCGCTCCTCGAACGCGCGCTGTCCGGCGTGACCGCGCCCGTGCACCTGGCGCCCGCGACCACCGACATCGAGGTGGCGCAACGGTGGTTCGAACAGTACGAGGGCGCCGGGCTCGACGGTGTCGTGGCGAAATCGCTCGACCTGCGCTACCGCCAGGACGAGCGCGCGATGTTCAAGATCAAGCACGAACGGACCGCGGACGCCGTCGTCGCGGGCTACCGCCTCCACAAGAGCGGCCCCGTCGTGGGCTCGCTCCTTCTCGGCCTCTACGACGGTCAGGGCGCCCTGCAACACGTGGGGGTGTCCGCCGCCTTCACCATGAAGCGGCGCGCCGAGCTCATCGAGGAACTCGCGCCGCTGCGCATGGACGACCCGACCGGGCATCCCTGGGCGGCCTGGGCGGAGGAGGCCGCGCACGAATCCGCCCGGTTGCCGGGCGCCCCGAGCCGCTGGTCCGGCAAGAAGGACCTCTCCTGGGTGCCGCTCAGACCGGAGCGGGTGGCCGAGGTGGCGTACGACCACATGGAGAACGGCGCGCGCTTCCGGCACACGGCGCGTTTCCGCCGCTGGCGCCCCGACCGCACGCCCGAGAGCTGCACGTACGCACAACTGGAGGAACCGGTCCGTTATGACCTGGCCGAGATCCTCGGTCCGCCGGACTGACCCCTTCCGGATCTTCCGGTGGGCCGATCGGCCCATTCGACGCGCACAATCACAACCGAGCGGGTATGGCCATCAATGAACTTATAAACGCACAATCGAAAACACAGACTTGGTGGCAACGGTGGGCATGGGACAAAAGACGCCTCAGCGGCGCGGCGCGAGAAGAGCGGCGCTGCTGGCCGCCACGCTGACGGCCTCCCTGGGGGTGGGCTGCACGGCACATCACGGCAGCTCCGCCGACGACGGGCGCGGACAGAGCCGGCCCCCTACGCAGACCCCGGCCCAGAGCCCGAGCGCAGGCGGCACGGTCGCGCCCGCCGCCGGTCCGCTGCTCGCGGTGAAGATCGACAACGTGTCCGCGGCCCGCCCGCAGACGGGTCTGGACTCGGCGGACATCGTGTACGCGGAGCAGGTCGAGGGCGGGCTGAGCCGGCTGATGGCGGTCTTCGCCACCAAGCTGCCCCAGTCCGTCGGCCCGGTGCGCAGCGCCCGCGTCTCCGACCTGGAGCTGCTGCGCCAGTTCGACGACCCGACGCTCGCCTTCTCCGGCGCACAGCACAAGCTCCTGCCGCTGATCGCCAAGGCCCCGCTGCGATCGGCGTCGCCCGACGAGGAGGGCGCCGCCTACTACCGGGGCGTCGGCAAGTCCGCCCCGCACAACCTCTACCTCCACCCGAACAAGCTGCTCCCCTCCGCCCCGGGCGCGGCGGCCCTGACCACCGGCTTCCACTACGGCGCGGCCCCTACGGGCGGCAAGCCCACGGCCTCCCGCAGCGTCCGCTACCCGGCGGCCCGCTTCACCTTCACCTGGTCCGGAACCAAGCACCGCTGGCTGATCACCGAGGACGGCACACCCACCGTGCTGACCAACGGCAAGCGGGTCGCCCCGGCGACGGTCGTCGTCCAGTACGTCAAGATCCGCAAGTCCAAGTACCACGACGTCCTGGGCAACAACACGCCCTACACGGAGACCGTCGGCTCCG from Streptomyces sp. NBC_01288 carries:
- the ligD gene encoding non-homologous end-joining DNA ligase, whose amino-acid sequence is MGEAVELEAGGRTVRLSSPGKIFFPERGFTKLDLARYYIAVGPGILRALRDRPTTLERYPDGVEGENFFQKRAPKNMPDWIPTAHITFPSGRSADEMCPTEEAAVLWAAQYGTLTFHPWPVRRDDVDSPDELRIDLDPQPGTDYDDAVRAAHELRAVLDEFGGLKGFPKTSGGRGLHVFVPIEPRWTFTQVRRAAIAVGRELARRMPDQVTIKWWKEERGERIFVDYNQTARDRTIASAYSVRPRPHAPVSAPLRWDEVGTAHPRDFDLATMPARFAELGDVHADMDDHRYSLDALLELARRDEHDHGLGDLPYPPEYPKMPGEPKRVQPSRAKKATAAPDSAADSAPDSSADSAPDSASDGS
- a CDS encoding ATP-dependent DNA ligase → MDLPVMPPVKPMLAKSVARIPPGMHYEAKWDGFRAIVFRDGAEVELGSRTGKPLTRYFPELVEALTERVPERCVLDGEIVIARDGRLDFDALSERIHPAESRVRTLAERTPASFVAFDLLALADESLLDVPLGDRRALLERALSGVTAPVHLAPATTDIEVAQRWFEQYEGAGLDGVVAKSLDLRYRQDERAMFKIKHERTADAVVAGYRLHKSGPVVGSLLLGLYDGQGALQHVGVSAAFTMKRRAELIEELAPLRMDDPTGHPWAAWAEEAAHESARLPGAPSRWSGKKDLSWVPLRPERVAEVAYDHMENGARFRHTARFRRWRPDRTPESCTYAQLEEPVRYDLAEILGPPD
- a CDS encoding DUF3048 domain-containing protein, producing the protein MGQKTPQRRGARRAALLAATLTASLGVGCTAHHGSSADDGRGQSRPPTQTPAQSPSAGGTVAPAAGPLLAVKIDNVSAARPQTGLDSADIVYAEQVEGGLSRLMAVFATKLPQSVGPVRSARVSDLELLRQFDDPTLAFSGAQHKLLPLIAKAPLRSASPDEEGAAYYRGVGKSAPHNLYLHPNKLLPSAPGAAALTTGFHYGAAPTGGKPTASRSVRYPAARFTFTWSGTKHRWLITEDGTPTVLTNGKRVAPATVVVQYVKIRKSKYHDVLGNNTPYTETVGSGKADVLRDGRTYSVDWKRQKATDGTEFTTADGKPMNFAKGQVWVVFAKA